One Pseudomonas tolaasii NCPPB 2192 genomic window carries:
- a CDS encoding ABC transporter permease — MNAKTSITAPVTAAPRNRVRLSLDRFGLPLVFILLCVVMAFSSEYFMTWRNWMDILRQTSINGILAVGMTYVILTKGIDLSVGSILAFAGLCSAMVATQGYGLLAAVSAGMFAGAMLGVVNGFMVANLSIPPFVATLGMLSIARGMTFILNDGSPITDLPDAYLALGIGKIGPIGVPIVIFAVVALIFWMVLRYTTYGRYVYAVGGNEKSARTSGIGVRKVMFSVYVVSGLLAGLAGVVLSARTTSALPQAGVSYELDAIAAVVIGGTSLSGGTGSIVGTLFGALLIGVINNGLNLLGVSSYYQQVAKGLIIVFAVLIDVWRKKKR, encoded by the coding sequence ATGAATGCCAAAACCTCCATTACTGCCCCTGTCACCGCCGCACCGCGCAACCGTGTGCGCCTGTCCCTCGACCGTTTCGGCCTGCCGCTGGTGTTTATCCTGCTGTGCGTGGTGATGGCGTTTTCCAGCGAATATTTCATGACCTGGCGCAACTGGATGGACATCCTGCGCCAGACCTCGATCAACGGCATCCTCGCCGTGGGCATGACCTACGTGATCCTGACCAAGGGCATTGACCTGTCAGTGGGCTCGATTCTGGCCTTCGCCGGGCTGTGCAGCGCCATGGTTGCAACCCAGGGTTACGGCTTGCTCGCGGCCGTCAGCGCCGGGATGTTTGCCGGGGCGATGCTCGGTGTAGTCAACGGCTTTATGGTCGCCAACCTGTCGATCCCGCCGTTCGTGGCCACCCTGGGCATGCTCAGCATCGCGCGGGGCATGACCTTCATCCTCAATGACGGCAGCCCGATCACCGATTTGCCCGACGCCTACCTGGCGCTGGGCATCGGCAAGATCGGCCCGATTGGTGTGCCGATCGTGATCTTCGCCGTGGTCGCACTGATCTTCTGGATGGTGCTGCGTTACACCACGTACGGCCGCTACGTGTACGCGGTGGGCGGCAATGAAAAAAGCGCGCGCACCTCGGGCATTGGCGTGCGCAAGGTGATGTTTTCGGTGTACGTGGTTTCGGGTTTGCTCGCAGGCCTTGCCGGCGTGGTGCTGTCGGCGCGCACCACCTCCGCCCTGCCCCAGGCCGGGGTTTCCTACGAACTGGACGCGATTGCCGCGGTGGTGATCGGCGGTACCAGCCTTTCGGGCGGCACCGGCAGCATTGTCGGCACGCTGTTTGGCGCGTTACTGATCGGCGTGATCAACAACGGGTTGAACCTGCTCGGCGTGTCCTCTTATTACCAGCAGGTCGCCAAGGGCCTGATCATCGTGTTCGCAGTACTGATCGACGTGTGGCGCAAGAAAAAACGCTAG
- a CDS encoding sugar-binding transcriptional regulator, translated as MSDSTQRMASDIDQMTEVAMLYYLENVTQEAIAKRFDLSRAKVSRLLKRARDEGIVEVRVLQHPAMNNELERALVERFKLDRALIAVDHSEPDTQRSAVASLVANYLNKTLGDGMIVAVGMGRNVGAVADNVFLPVTRNCTFVCAIGGSLKAGEYMNPDHICRRLALRFGGESESLYAPALVANPELRGVLINNDTVRSTLDRARRADIALIGIGDMSENSNMVRMGWFSPQEIAQARLSGTVGDMMGYDFIDIHGQPAVNAIQGRVIGLTVQELFRIPDVVAIASENTKAAATLGALRSGVINTLATTVTNAHTILALDDATRKS; from the coding sequence ATGAGTGACAGTACCCAGCGCATGGCCAGCGATATCGATCAAATGACCGAAGTGGCGATGCTCTATTACCTTGAGAACGTCACTCAGGAGGCCATCGCCAAGCGCTTCGACCTGTCGCGCGCGAAAGTCAGCCGCTTGCTCAAGCGCGCGCGCGATGAGGGCATTGTCGAGGTGCGCGTGCTGCAGCACCCGGCGATGAACAACGAGCTGGAGCGGGCGCTGGTCGAACGTTTCAAGCTCGACCGCGCCTTGATTGCCGTCGACCACAGCGAGCCCGACACCCAGCGCTCGGCCGTCGCCAGCCTGGTGGCCAACTACCTGAACAAAACCCTGGGCGACGGCATGATTGTCGCCGTGGGCATGGGCCGCAATGTCGGCGCGGTGGCCGATAACGTGTTTTTGCCGGTGACACGCAATTGCACGTTTGTGTGCGCTATCGGCGGTTCGCTCAAGGCCGGTGAGTACATGAACCCGGACCATATCTGCCGGCGTCTGGCCCTGCGTTTTGGCGGCGAAAGTGAAAGCCTGTACGCGCCGGCACTGGTGGCCAACCCGGAATTGCGCGGTGTGCTGATCAACAACGACACGGTGCGCTCGACCCTCGACCGTGCGCGGCGCGCGGATATCGCGCTGATCGGCATTGGCGATATGAGCGAAAACAGCAATATGGTGCGCATGGGCTGGTTTTCGCCGCAGGAAATCGCTCAGGCGCGGCTGTCCGGCACGGTGGGTGACATGATGGGGTATGACTTTATCGACATTCACGGGCAGCCGGCGGTCAACGCCATTCAGGGGCGGGTGATCGGGTTGACCGTGCAGGAGCTGTTTCGCATTCCGGATGTGGTGGCGATCGCCAGCGAGAACACCAAGGCGGCGGCGACGCTGGGGGCGTTAAGGTCGGGAGTGATCAATACGCTGGCAACCACGGTGACCAATGCGCACACCATCCTGGCGCTGGACGACGCGACCCGAAAGTCCTGA
- the dhaL gene encoding dihydroxyacetone kinase subunit DhaL encodes MSQHFSTRDGGAIVSDLVSVIVANREYLSEIDGAIGDGDHGINMAKGFAHCGRTIEGRQLTLAEALDELTLSLMEGIGGSMGPLYGSLFIGMADEVRSSENIDAATFAHLLRGGLTSLQDITEAGVGDKCLMDTLIPAVEAFEHAHASGASFNDALDAMKAAASQGRDSTKDLIAKIGRASRLGERSLGVLDAGAVSCCLILTRLADSVQPRLT; translated from the coding sequence ATGAGCCAGCATTTTTCCACCCGTGACGGCGGCGCCATCGTCAGCGACCTGGTCAGCGTGATTGTCGCCAACCGCGAATACCTCAGTGAAATCGATGGCGCCATCGGCGATGGCGACCACGGCATCAACATGGCCAAGGGCTTTGCCCACTGCGGGCGCACCATCGAAGGCCGCCAACTGACCCTGGCCGAAGCGCTGGACGAGCTGACGCTGAGCCTGATGGAAGGCATCGGCGGTTCCATGGGGCCGCTGTATGGCAGCCTGTTTATCGGCATGGCCGACGAAGTGCGCAGCAGCGAAAACATTGATGCGGCAACCTTCGCCCACTTGCTGCGCGGCGGTCTGACCTCATTGCAGGACATTACCGAAGCCGGCGTGGGCGACAAGTGCCTGATGGACACCTTGATTCCGGCGGTTGAAGCCTTCGAGCACGCCCATGCCAGTGGCGCCTCATTCAATGATGCACTGGACGCCATGAAAGCTGCCGCGTCCCAAGGGCGCGACTCGACCAAAGACCTGATCGCAAAAATCGGCCGGGCCAGCCGTTTGGGCGAGCGCTCGTTGGGCGTGCTGGACGCCGGGGCGGTGTCCTGTTGCCTGATCCTCACGCGCCTGGCGGATTCAGTCCAGCCGCGCCTCACCTGA
- a CDS encoding substrate-binding domain-containing protein: MKLGTTLAAVAALSLLASSIAMAADGKTYKIGAAVYGLKGQFMQNWVRELKEHPAVKDGTVQLTVFDGNYDALTQNNQIENMVTQHYDAILFVPIDTKAGVGTVKQAMSNDVVVIASNTKVADAAVPYVGNDDVEGGRLQAQAMVDKLNGKGNVVIIQGPIGQSAQIDREKGELEVLSKHPDIKIIEKKTANWDRAQALALTEDWLNAHPKGINGVIAQNDDMALGAVQALKSHGLSSKDVPVTSIDGMPDAIQAAKKDEVTTFLQDAQAQSQGALDVALRALAGKDYKPQSVIWERYAKDVKWGDGTDKNYILPWVPVTNANADALYKQVSGSK; encoded by the coding sequence ATGAAACTGGGTACCACCTTGGCCGCCGTGGCGGCTCTCTCCCTGCTCGCCAGCAGTATCGCAATGGCCGCCGACGGCAAGACCTACAAAATCGGCGCCGCCGTCTACGGCCTCAAGGGCCAGTTCATGCAGAACTGGGTGCGCGAGTTGAAGGAACACCCGGCAGTCAAGGACGGCACCGTGCAACTGACCGTGTTCGACGGCAACTACGACGCCCTGACCCAGAACAACCAGATTGAAAACATGGTGACCCAGCACTACGACGCCATCCTGTTCGTGCCGATTGACACCAAGGCCGGCGTCGGCACCGTCAAGCAAGCCATGAGTAACGACGTGGTGGTGATCGCCTCCAATACGAAAGTAGCCGATGCCGCTGTGCCGTACGTGGGCAACGACGATGTGGAAGGCGGCCGCCTGCAGGCCCAGGCCATGGTCGACAAGCTCAACGGCAAAGGCAACGTGGTGATCATCCAGGGCCCGATTGGCCAGTCGGCGCAAATCGACCGCGAAAAAGGCGAGCTGGAAGTGCTGAGCAAGCACCCGGACATCAAGATCATCGAGAAGAAAACCGCCAACTGGGACCGCGCCCAGGCGCTGGCACTCACCGAAGACTGGCTGAACGCCCACCCCAAAGGCATCAACGGCGTGATTGCACAAAACGACGACATGGCCCTTGGCGCGGTACAGGCCCTGAAGTCCCATGGCTTGTCGTCCAAGGACGTGCCGGTCACCTCGATTGACGGCATGCCGGACGCGATCCAGGCGGCGAAGAAAGATGAAGTCACCACCTTCCTGCAAGACGCCCAGGCCCAATCCCAGGGCGCGCTGGATGTGGCATTGCGCGCACTGGCCGGCAAGGACTACAAGCCGCAGTCGGTGATTTGGGAGCGCTACGCCAAAGACGTGAAATGGGGTGACGGCACCGACAAAAATTACATCCTGCCGTGGGTGCCGGTGACTAACGCGAATGCGGATGCGCTGTACAAACAAGTCAGCGGCTCCAAGTAG
- a CDS encoding MDR/zinc-dependent alcohol dehydrogenase-like family protein has protein sequence MSTVTERTPEHLSPVIPKTMQAVVCHGPEDYRLETVDVPTPGPDEILTKVELCGICMGDIKTYRGAPSFWGDAEQPRYVKPPMIPGHEFVCRVVALGPGAEKRGVSVGDRVISEQIVPCWGCRFCNHGQYWMCQKHDLYGFQNNVQGAMAQYMIFTKEGIIHKVPESIAPDEAILIEPLACSLHAAERANVDHDDVVVVAGAGTLGLGIIGAVRLRNPKKLIVLDMKPERAALALRMGADEVWNPAEVDVMAKIRDITDGYGCDIYIEATGHHKAVNQGLAMLRKLGRFVEFSVFNDEATVDWSIIGDRKELDILGSHLGPYMYPRAIDFIGNRKIDMRDVVTHKFALADFKEAFAVMERGDKSLKVVLEP, from the coding sequence ATGTCCACCGTTACCGAACGCACACCTGAACACCTGTCCCCGGTCATCCCGAAAACCATGCAGGCCGTGGTCTGCCATGGCCCGGAAGACTACCGCCTGGAAACCGTCGATGTGCCCACACCCGGGCCCGACGAGATTCTGACCAAGGTCGAGCTGTGCGGCATCTGCATGGGCGACATCAAGACCTACCGCGGCGCACCCTCGTTCTGGGGCGATGCCGAACAACCGCGCTACGTGAAACCGCCAATGATTCCGGGGCATGAGTTCGTCTGCCGCGTGGTCGCGCTCGGGCCTGGCGCGGAAAAACGCGGCGTGAGCGTCGGCGACCGGGTCATCTCCGAACAGATCGTGCCGTGCTGGGGCTGCCGTTTCTGCAACCACGGCCAGTACTGGATGTGCCAGAAGCACGATTTGTATGGCTTCCAGAACAACGTGCAGGGCGCCATGGCCCAGTACATGATCTTCACCAAGGAAGGCATCATCCACAAGGTGCCGGAATCCATTGCCCCGGACGAAGCGATCCTGATCGAACCGCTCGCCTGCTCGCTGCACGCCGCCGAACGCGCCAATGTCGACCACGACGACGTTGTGGTGGTCGCCGGCGCCGGCACCCTCGGCCTGGGCATCATCGGCGCCGTGCGTTTGCGCAACCCGAAAAAACTGATCGTGCTCGACATGAAACCCGAACGCGCCGCCCTCGCCCTGCGCATGGGCGCCGACGAAGTGTGGAACCCGGCCGAAGTCGATGTGATGGCCAAAATCCGCGACATCACCGACGGTTATGGCTGCGACATCTATATCGAAGCCACCGGGCACCACAAGGCGGTGAACCAGGGTCTGGCGATGCTGCGCAAGCTGGGGCGTTTCGTCGAATTCAGCGTATTCAATGACGAGGCCACGGTAGATTGGTCGATCATCGGCGACCGCAAGGAACTGGATATTCTGGGCTCGCACCTGGGCCCGTACATGTACCCGCGGGCCATCGACTTTATTGGCAACCGCAAGATCGACATGCGCGATGTGGTGACTCACAAGTTTGCGCTGGCGGACTTCAAGGAAGCGTTTGCGGTGATGGAGCGTGGGGACAAGTCGCTCAAAGTGGTACTCGAACCCTGA
- the rpiB gene encoding ribose 5-phosphate isomerase B — protein sequence MNTPFPVAIGCDEAGFELKELLKRHIEALGYPVTDFGTHSTAPVLYPDIALAVATAINAGQQRLGVLVCGTGIGMAISANKVLGIRAAQAHDTYSAERARKSNDAQILSIGARVIGAELAKSIVKSFLESEFEAARSGAKVERINAIERDGHQ from the coding sequence ATGAACACACCTTTCCCGGTGGCTATCGGATGCGATGAAGCGGGTTTTGAGCTCAAAGAGCTGTTGAAGCGCCATATCGAGGCGCTGGGTTACCCGGTGACCGACTTCGGCACCCATTCCACGGCGCCGGTGCTGTACCCGGATATCGCGCTGGCTGTGGCCACCGCCATCAACGCCGGGCAGCAGCGCCTGGGCGTGCTGGTATGCGGCACCGGCATTGGCATGGCGATTTCGGCCAACAAGGTGCTGGGTATTCGTGCGGCCCAGGCCCACGACACCTATTCGGCGGAGCGTGCGCGCAAGAGCAACGATGCGCAGATTTTGTCCATTGGTGCGCGGGTGATCGGCGCCGAGCTGGCGAAAAGCATCGTCAAATCGTTCCTGGAGTCTGAGTTCGAGGCCGCGCGTTCCGGGGCGAAGGTCGAACGCATCAATGCGATCGAGCGTGACGGGCATCAGTAG
- a CDS encoding dihydroxyacetone kinase subunit DhaK — MNRVINDPDQVVEDMLRGILVAHPELRQYETNPRVIVKAKPSAPGRVGIVTGGGSGHEPAFLGYVGPGLVDAVAVGEIFSSPTAKSFFDAFRAADHGAGVACLYGNYAGDNMNVKLAMKMAASKDMRIRTVVANDDVASAPKADIAKRRGVAGEIFMWKIGGAAAAQHYDLDGVIRVAQKTVDNCRSIGIGLTPCTIAAVGKPNFHIPDGQMELGIGHHGEPGIEVVPIESAAAMAERMLAPILADRDFSVDDSVVVLVSGLGATPVMELYIFYAEVERQLTAKGLNIHRCYVGNYFTSLEMMGVTLTLLGLDAELKTLIDQPCRSIGMTQAE, encoded by the coding sequence ATGAATCGAGTCATCAATGATCCGGACCAGGTGGTCGAGGACATGCTGCGCGGCATTCTGGTCGCGCACCCTGAGCTGCGCCAATACGAGACCAACCCGCGCGTCATCGTCAAAGCCAAACCTTCGGCGCCAGGCCGCGTCGGCATTGTCACCGGCGGCGGCTCGGGCCATGAGCCTGCCTTCCTCGGCTACGTCGGCCCGGGGCTGGTAGACGCCGTGGCCGTCGGCGAAATCTTCTCCTCGCCCACCGCCAAAAGCTTCTTCGACGCCTTCCGCGCCGCTGACCATGGCGCAGGCGTGGCGTGCCTTTATGGCAACTACGCCGGCGACAATATGAACGTAAAACTGGCGATGAAAATGGCCGCCAGCAAAGACATGCGCATCCGCACCGTGGTCGCCAACGACGACGTGGCCTCGGCGCCCAAGGCCGATATCGCCAAGCGCCGTGGCGTGGCCGGGGAAATTTTCATGTGGAAGATCGGCGGCGCAGCGGCCGCCCAGCATTACGACCTGGACGGAGTGATCCGTGTCGCGCAAAAAACGGTCGATAACTGCCGCTCCATCGGCATCGGCCTGACGCCCTGCACCATCGCCGCCGTGGGCAAGCCGAACTTCCACATTCCCGACGGCCAGATGGAACTCGGCATCGGCCATCACGGCGAACCGGGCATTGAAGTCGTTCCCATCGAGTCTGCCGCCGCCATGGCCGAACGCATGCTCGCGCCGATTCTCGCCGACCGAGACTTCAGCGTGGACGACAGCGTGGTGGTGCTGGTCTCGGGGCTCGGCGCTACACCGGTGATGGAGCTGTACATTTTCTACGCCGAAGTGGAGCGCCAGCTCACGGCCAAGGGTCTGAACATTCATCGCTGCTATGTAGGCAATTACTTCACATCCCTGGAAATGATGGGCGTAACCCTGACCCTGCTCGGCCTCGACGCAGAGCTCAAAACCCTGATCGACCAACCCTGCCGCTCCATCGGCATGACCCAGGCGGAATGA
- a CDS encoding LysR family transcriptional regulator, whose amino-acid sequence MEIRHFRYFLAVARQRNFTRAAEQLGIAPPTLSRQIQDMETDLGARLFVRQQREVSLTEAGAALLIEAEATVRQFEFAQRNAQRAGRGEIGHIELGYVASAVYSGVLQRQMQAFSQAFPDVSVNVRECAMASLPGAIADGRCDIGYIRSPMTLPEGVEAVRLDSEGFVLALHRDSWLLGLKAILCEHLQNETFILPEQISGTLHVAAQGGYAPQLGPQPGGLVAVVALVSLGQGVAVVPASLVGHVSLPGVVYRPIQGNDATSWLSLIHRRFEKAPAVVRYIQQVKMGV is encoded by the coding sequence ATGGAAATACGCCACTTCCGCTACTTCCTCGCTGTGGCCCGTCAGCGCAATTTCACCCGCGCGGCCGAGCAGTTGGGTATCGCGCCGCCGACGCTGAGCCGGCAGATTCAGGACATGGAAACCGACCTGGGCGCCCGTCTGTTCGTGCGCCAGCAACGTGAAGTCAGCCTCACCGAAGCAGGCGCTGCGTTACTGATAGAGGCCGAAGCCACGGTGCGCCAGTTTGAGTTCGCCCAGCGCAATGCACAGCGCGCCGGGCGCGGCGAGATCGGCCATATCGAGCTGGGTTACGTCGCCTCGGCGGTGTATTCCGGGGTATTGCAGCGGCAAATGCAGGCGTTCAGCCAGGCGTTTCCCGATGTGAGCGTGAATGTGCGCGAGTGTGCGATGGCCAGCTTGCCGGGTGCCATCGCGGATGGGCGATGTGATATCGGTTACATCCGATCCCCCATGACCCTGCCTGAGGGGGTGGAGGCCGTGCGCCTGGACAGCGAAGGTTTCGTATTGGCGCTGCACCGTGATTCATGGCTGCTGGGACTGAAGGCCATTCTCTGCGAGCACCTGCAAAACGAGACCTTCATCCTGCCGGAACAAATCAGCGGCACCTTGCACGTGGCGGCGCAAGGGGGCTACGCACCGCAACTCGGCCCGCAGCCGGGTGGCCTGGTGGCAGTCGTTGCGTTGGTGTCATTGGGGCAGGGCGTGGCGGTGGTGCCGGCGTCGCTGGTGGGGCATGTGAGTTTGCCGGGTGTGGTGTATCGGCCCATTCAGGGCAATGACGCTACGTCGTGGTTGTCGCTGATTCACCGGCGCTTTGAGAAGGCGCCGGCGGTGGTGCGGTACATTCAGCAGGTCAAAATGGGCGTCTAG
- a CDS encoding SDR family oxidoreductase encodes MSGFWNQAFDLTGRCAVITGGAAGIGLACATLLVERGARVALLDRDPAVVEVAARLGSGHLGIAVDLGRIGQIQHTIDSVFEHFQRLDYLINSAGVVLLDKAVEVSESAWDTTLDINLKASFFVAQACARHMLVQGSGRIVNLASQAAVIGLDRHVAYCASKAAIVGMTKVLAMEWAPQINVNAISPTIVETALGKKAWAGEVGEKAKLQIPAGRFAQPEEIAGLALYLLSDAAQMITGANMVIDGGYSIQ; translated from the coding sequence ATGTCCGGTTTCTGGAACCAAGCCTTCGACCTCACCGGCCGCTGCGCAGTGATCACTGGCGGCGCCGCCGGCATCGGCCTGGCCTGCGCCACCCTGCTGGTTGAACGCGGTGCGCGCGTCGCCCTGCTCGACCGCGACCCTGCCGTGGTTGAAGTCGCCGCCCGCCTGGGCAGCGGCCACCTGGGCATTGCCGTTGATCTCGGCCGGATCGGCCAGATACAACACACCATCGATAGCGTTTTCGAACACTTCCAGCGCCTCGATTACCTGATCAACAGCGCCGGCGTGGTGCTGCTCGACAAAGCCGTGGAGGTGAGCGAAAGCGCTTGGGATACCACGCTGGATATCAACCTCAAAGCCAGTTTTTTCGTAGCCCAGGCCTGCGCCAGACACATGCTGGTCCAAGGCAGCGGGCGCATCGTCAACCTCGCCTCCCAGGCCGCCGTGATCGGCCTGGACCGCCACGTCGCCTACTGCGCGAGCAAGGCGGCCATCGTCGGCATGACCAAGGTACTGGCCATGGAGTGGGCGCCGCAGATCAATGTCAACGCCATCTCTCCGACCATCGTCGAGACCGCCTTGGGCAAGAAAGCCTGGGCCGGTGAAGTGGGTGAAAAGGCCAAGTTGCAAATCCCGGCGGGTCGCTTTGCCCAACCGGAAGAAATCGCCGGGCTGGCGTTGTATTTGCTCAGCGACGCTGCACAGATGATCACCGGCGCCAACATGGTGATCGACGGCGGCTACAGCATTCAGTAA
- a CDS encoding sugar ABC transporter ATP-binding protein — MATPLLLQAEHVAKAYAGVPALRDGRLSLRAGSVHALCGGNGAGKSTFLSILMGITQRDAGTILLNGAPVQFNRPSEALAAGIAMITQELEPIPYMTVAENIWLGREPRRAGCIVDSKALNRRTRELLESLEFDVDATSPMHRLSVAQIQLVEIAKAFSHDCQVMIMDEPTSAIGEREAETLFKAIRRLTARGAGIVYVSHRLSELAQIADDYSIFRDGAFVESGRMADIDRNHLVRGIVGQELTRIDHKVGRECAASTCLQVDNLSRHGEFHDISLSLRQGEILGIYGLMGSGRSEFLNCIYGLTVADSGSVTLQGKPMPVGLPKATINAGMSLVTEDRKDSGLVLTGSILSNIALSAYKRLSSWSLINARKETQLAQDMVKRLHIKTSSLELPVASMSGGNQQKVVLAKCLSTEPVCLLCDEPTRGIDEGAKQEIYHLLDQFVRAGGAAIVVSSEAPELLHLSDRIAVFKGGRLVTISTDTALSQEALLSLAS, encoded by the coding sequence ATGGCCACGCCATTACTGCTCCAGGCTGAACACGTCGCCAAGGCTTACGCCGGGGTGCCTGCCCTGCGTGACGGGCGCCTCTCTCTGCGGGCCGGCAGCGTTCACGCGTTGTGTGGCGGCAATGGCGCCGGCAAATCAACGTTTCTGAGCATTCTGATGGGCATCACCCAGCGTGATGCCGGCACCATTCTGCTCAACGGCGCGCCTGTGCAATTCAACCGCCCGAGTGAAGCGCTGGCGGCGGGGATCGCGATGATCACCCAGGAGCTGGAACCCATCCCCTATATGACCGTCGCCGAGAACATCTGGCTGGGCCGCGAACCGCGCCGCGCCGGCTGTATTGTCGACAGCAAGGCTCTCAACCGCCGCACCCGCGAACTGCTCGAAAGCCTGGAATTCGACGTCGACGCCACCAGCCCCATGCACCGCCTGAGCGTGGCGCAGATCCAACTGGTGGAAATCGCCAAGGCGTTCAGCCATGACTGCCAGGTCATGATCATGGACGAACCCACCTCCGCCATCGGCGAGCGCGAAGCCGAAACCCTGTTCAAAGCCATCCGCCGCCTCACCGCTCGCGGCGCCGGCATTGTTTACGTATCGCACCGCCTCAGCGAACTGGCGCAGATTGCCGATGACTACAGCATCTTCCGCGATGGCGCCTTTGTAGAAAGCGGGCGCATGGCCGATATCGACCGCAACCACTTGGTGCGCGGCATCGTCGGCCAGGAACTCACGCGCATCGACCACAAGGTCGGCCGCGAATGCGCGGCCAGCACCTGCCTGCAAGTCGACAACCTGAGCCGTCACGGCGAGTTCCACGACATCAGCCTGAGCCTGCGCCAGGGCGAAATCCTCGGCATCTATGGCCTGATGGGCTCCGGGCGCAGTGAATTCCTCAATTGCATCTATGGGCTGACCGTCGCCGACTCCGGCAGCGTCACCCTGCAAGGCAAACCCATGCCGGTTGGCCTGCCCAAGGCCACGATCAACGCGGGCATGTCACTGGTCACCGAAGACCGCAAAGACAGCGGCCTGGTGCTCACCGGCAGCATTCTGTCCAACATTGCGCTCTCGGCTTACAAACGCCTGTCGAGCTGGTCGCTGATCAATGCGCGCAAGGAAACCCAGCTCGCGCAGGACATGGTCAAGCGTCTGCACATCAAGACCAGTTCCCTGGAATTGCCGGTGGCGTCCATGAGTGGCGGCAACCAGCAAAAAGTGGTGCTCGCCAAATGCCTGTCCACCGAGCCGGTGTGCCTGCTGTGCGACGAGCCCACGCGCGGCATCGACGAAGGCGCCAAGCAGGAGATCTACCACCTGCTCGACCAGTTTGTGCGCGCCGGCGGCGCGGCCATTGTGGTGTCGTCCGAAGCCCCGGAATTGCTGCACCTGAGTGATCGCATCGCCGTATTCAAAGGCGGCCGGCTGGTGACCATCAGCACCGACACCGCCCTTTCCCAGGAAGCCTTGTTGAGTCTTGCCTCATGA